From Leptospira kirschneri serovar Cynopteri str. 3522 CT, one genomic window encodes:
- a CDS encoding alpha/beta fold hydrolase, translated as MSLEKWKQSGEYFSYQNWKIFSKEEGKGENILLIHGFPTASFDWEKIWRPLSKNRRVIALDLLGFGFSSKPKIDYSIFLQADIIEKLLSDKGIVETKILAHDLGDTVTQELLARFIDRKKSGKKGLKIQTITLLNGGVFPESHRPKFIQKLLHSPLGWVLSEFMNRKSFQKSFSSVFGINTKPSLEELDQFWELVSFDGGEKIAYKLIRYMQERKINRSRWVGALLNSPIPIRMINGIEDPISGINIVKRYKELVPSADIVELSGIGHYPQVEAPDQVLKSIL; from the coding sequence ATGAGCTTAGAGAAATGGAAACAATCCGGAGAATATTTTTCTTATCAAAACTGGAAAATTTTTTCAAAAGAAGAAGGTAAAGGTGAAAATATACTTTTGATCCACGGGTTTCCAACCGCATCTTTTGATTGGGAAAAAATCTGGCGACCACTTTCTAAAAATAGAAGAGTTATCGCTCTAGACCTGTTAGGATTTGGATTTTCATCCAAACCTAAAATCGATTATTCTATTTTTTTACAAGCGGATATAATCGAAAAATTGTTAAGCGACAAAGGAATCGTAGAAACCAAAATTCTCGCACATGATTTAGGAGATACAGTAACGCAGGAATTACTCGCACGTTTTATAGATAGAAAAAAATCGGGAAAAAAAGGACTGAAAATCCAAACGATCACTTTACTCAATGGAGGAGTTTTTCCGGAATCTCATAGACCTAAGTTCATACAAAAACTATTACACAGTCCTTTGGGATGGGTTCTTTCCGAATTTATGAACCGTAAGTCTTTTCAAAAAAGTTTTTCTTCCGTTTTCGGAATAAATACAAAACCGAGTCTTGAAGAATTGGATCAATTCTGGGAGTTAGTTTCTTTCGACGGAGGAGAAAAAATTGCCTATAAGTTGATTCGATACATGCAAGAAAGAAAAATAAACAGGTCGCGTTGGGTAGGTGCTTTGCTCAACTCTCCGATCCCAATTCGAATGATCAATGGTATAGAAGATCCGATCAGCGGTATAAATATCGTAAAACGATATAAAGAACTTGTTCCTTCGGCGGACATAGTAGAACTTTCAGGAATTGGTCACTACCCTCAAGTAGAGGCTCCGGACCAAGTATTAAAATCCATCCTATAA